From Zea mays cultivar B73 chromosome 3, Zm-B73-REFERENCE-NAM-5.0, whole genome shotgun sequence:
ATCTGTGCCGCAGCGCAGGGAAAGTCAGCTCCTGCTCCTGCTACGATGCCTCGACCCCGCGCCTCTCCGCCTCCTCCATCCTCCTCCACGTGGTTGTGCTCCCTGACACAGTCTCCTCGTCGACGGCAACAAGCTGCCATGTCCTTCGCCAACAAGAACCGTGCGCCGCCGCCTCTCACTGGCACCGTCGCACGCAGACCGGTCACACTGTCGCCGGTGGCACCGCCACCTTGCCCCGCCTTCTTCCTCCACTTGTCGCCACCCTATTCTTCCCTCGACGCAGCCGCAAGCGCTGCCCTCCACCGGGCTCGCCTCCATGGCCGCGCGTAGGTGGGTCGCTCTCGCTCCCCACCCCGTCGCCTTCCTCCTCATACAATACAAACAGAGGGCAGGGAGCAAACAAGAAGCAAAGGTGGGGGAAGCAGGGAGGCGAGGCAAGCAGTGGTGAAGTGGAACGGAGCTAGGCTTCGGCTGGGTTCCATGGTGTGGGTGTGGTTTTGGCGATAGATGGAGACTCAAGCGTGGGTGGTTGTGGGCACGAGGAGCCACACGGAGCTGGACGCCACGGCGAGGAGGAGGAAGAGAAGGAGATGGTCGTCTCCTCCATATGCGCAAGTCGTTCAAGGACTCGCTCAAGGTGCTCGAGGCCGACATCCAACACGCCAACACCCTGTGAGTGCCTTTGCTCCCCCGTTTTCGTCGCAGCCGCCTCGATTTCACGCTTGCAGCAGCTGCCGCCTACCGCAGTTTGATCTACACACCGCCCCATGCCGCCTAAGGAATGGCTCCGCCCGATTCCTGGCCCAAACCGGAGCAAAATAAAGTTGCTCCAGTGGGTGGGTATGTTACAGCGGCGATTTGATTGAGTTCTGATGTCAAGTCTTGTGACTCGTTTCATGCTCATGCCGCACGCATGATGGGCACCGACGCTCGATGGTCGAGCAGACGAGCACACCTGCTCCCTGACACTAGTGGACTGGCCCTCATGCTGACTGCTCGCTCAAAAAACTCCACAGGGCAGCAGATTTCTCGAGGGACTACGACGGGGTCTATCTCTAGATGTACAACCCCGACGCCCACTTCTTCCTCTTCCTCATGTAGTGGACCGATTGCAGCCTAGATGGCGCACTTGGGCTGCTCAAGATCCTAATCTACAAGGTGGCTTCTGCTCCACACAATTCCTGCGATGTGGTGTTACCGTGTTACATGCTCAGGAAGCTTTGTTATGCAGGTTTATGTAGATGGGAGTACCACCGTGACTTGGGAGCTAACTTGGATAATGATCTCTTAGTTCTCAAGGTAATTATTTCTGTATTTGCTCTCTCTGTTTCATTTAATCATATCCATTTATCAATCTGgacttatgaattttatttaataTCTCAAACTGATTTAAACTGAATCATTGCTTATTGCTGGTTACAGGCTGTAAATTACCTTTTCCTGCACCAAGCTGTGAAGTTGTTTCCTCTCAGATGAAGCAAAACCAAAAAATATCTTTTTAAATTTTAGAAATCGCACTGAAGCCATGAGTGCTTCATGGAATTCAGTCATCTGTTGGGGTACAAATATGAACTGTAGTTTTCCCCCAATTTTTCTCTCTTTATTTTTTCAGTGCATTAACATTGATAGTATTGGTTTTTTTTCCTAGGAAATTATGTCTAAATACAAGCTCATAACTAATTCTGTAACTTTGATATTAAGATGGGTGTTCGCCTGATGATTTTTAAATGGAAAAGGAGAATACGATGAGTTTTAAAATCTTTGGACTTCATTTTCAGTACACAACTTCTGTCATCTATAAATACATGCATAGGGTTGTATCCCATTTTTTAGATAATCAGATTTGCCAACATGTGTCAAACTTGATCAGAAGAATCTACATGCTCGCATTCATAAATGATACATAAGGTCCAGCAGTTTTGAAATAAACACCACTTAGGTTTATCCATGTAAAACATCCTCTAATATGCTTTTCTAAGGGCTTCTTTATGCTTTTTCAGTCTACATTTTTCTTATTTTCCTACAATATATAAGTGTACCTAGATAATGCATCGGGGAAGCACTAGACTTGCAGTGAAATAGTAATGTACTAATGTGCAGTGTTAGATTTCGTTTTGGGCATCTCTAAACATGAATATATCGCCTTTATGGAAGTTGCTATTTAGACTTGAGATTTGTTCAAAAGTACACAACATCAGTTCCAATTTTTGTGCCTTTTTTCAAGATCACGATCCAAAAAAAGAATTGCATCATATTAAAGGATAGATAAACCACTAATAATAACATGTGGCACTACTCCAGTGATACGATCCTTCTTATTAGAAGGGCCAACATATAAGTTACTCcttccgtttcgttttagttgtcgctggatagtgtaaaattgaactatccagcgacaactaaaaagaaacggagggagtaccttTCTTACAATATATTTTAGACTGCTACGGCGCACGATAGGGCGCTATTTTTTCTAGTAGTTAGTACAAAAGAGAACCCTAATAGAGACTCTACAGACTACAATCACTAGTTCTAGTTAATTATACTAGAGAGCGAAGCAAAAGAGCAACCCTGGCTGGCTGCACAGACGACGGGCGAGATCAAGCGGCAGGGTCATCTTGGGGATCCCTCTTGTGCTGCACCGGACGCCACTCCATCTCcctggtccttcttcctctctgGCCCTGCTGCCAGCCGCTGCCACCACCACCATTCCACTTACTGCCACTGCGGCCGCAGCCACGGCCACCGCCATTCTGCTTCCTCCCAGCCCCAGGAGACATGCGGCCCGGATCCACCTCCTGTTGGTACCTATTGTTGGATGATCCACCTCCATAGAAGTTATTGTTTCTGTTGCCACTACCGCCATTCAGCTTCCTTCTAGTCCCAGATGAGTTGCGGCCCGGATCCACCTCCTGTTGGTACCGAGTGTTGGATGATCTACCTCCATAGAGGTTATTGTTCCTGTTGCCAACGCCACCGTTCGAGTTCCTGCAACTACTGCCGCGGCCGCCGCCATTCAAATTCCTTCTAGTCCCAAATGGCATGTGGCTCGGATCCACTTCCTGCTGGTACCAATTGTTGGATGATCTATCGCCATAGGAGTTATCGTTCCAGTTGCTTGGTGTGCATTGCGGCTGATCCAGAGGAGAGTTCCATCCAGAGTTGCGGCCCTCCCAAGCAGTATCAGGTGTCAGGCTGGCCGATTCTCCCCATCCaatggctgccacattggcaaccGGTTCTCCCCAACCTACGGGTGCCAGATTGGCATCCTCTTCTCCCCAACCTGTGGGTGTCGGAATGGCATCCTCTTCTCCCCAACCTGTGGGTGTCGGAATGGCACCCAGTTCTCCGTGACCCATGGGTACCAGATCAGCAACCGGCTCTTCACAACCCAAGTTGGCTACCAATTGTTGCTCAAGTACCTTATCCACGTCAGGTACCTTATCCAGGTCAGCTACCAACTCTGGGTCGACTTCGCATAGGTGGTCGATCTCGTCGATGTACATATCAGGGTCTAGCAAAGGATCCTCGAAAGGTTCCCCATGATACTTTGCCCTGAACCTCTCCTTTGCAGCCTCAAAATTTTCCAAAGCTCCTGAATCGTCCCAGTCCATGACGTTTTTGTATAATTCAATAAATTGCTTCTTTTCGCAGAACTTCTTCCAAGGGATGCCGTAAGCGTTGCGGCAGAATTTTCTTTCCCATAATGGGACTGGGTAGTAATTGTCTCCTGCACATATGGGGAAAAAATGGGTATCATAATTCATGGTACCAGCACAACAATGCAGAAAGACAAGAGATTTCCATGATGCAATGCATTCAGCGATCTGGAAGAACATAAATAGAATTATCTTATAGTTAGATTGATTAGTATTGTAAAATTTAAAAATAGATCCTAGAGATAAAAAAAATTTGTTGCAATCATCCATGATCCTACAAAATAGATGTTTTGAATCCCCACTTGTACTGGCACAACACTGCTATCCCACAATTGCAGTGTCCTCCCAATTCGTACCCCCCCACAAAAAAAAAATGTCTATACCCAATAGATGTGGTAATCATGCAAAGATCATATCATGACGTAGTGGAAAGAACAGTCCATGTACATGAGGAAGCCTACAGCAACAGGGCAAATTCAACTTTGATCCTAAGCTTGATTGAATCAGTATCCAAACCATATGATAAACAAAGAACAAGGACCAGATCTAGACATGGAGCAAGTTCAAATCCGATCGCAACCAAAATACCACGAATTGGTAGCATCGCAATGGAGTAAGAGGGGAGCTCGTCCGTACTGCTATCAGGCCGAGGCAGAGGAGGCCGCCGGTCGCTGCCGGAGCGATCACAATGTGCATTCACGTCCCACGGTCGATTCCAATCCGCCATTGCGAGCGAGGACCAAGAGGGGAAGCACCGCGCCCCGACTCCACGGACGGGACGGTTCGCCGGACGGCACTAGACGGAGACACACACCAATGGCAGAGCAGCGGAGCAGGCGGAATCAACACCAGGCAGAAACAAGCACGCGACGCGAAATTGGGGGGCTCCGTGGCTGCCAATGGAGAATCATGGAGGGCAAGAGGGGGAGTATATAAAGCCCCCGCCAATGCTTATCCTGGAGAGTCGGAAACCGAACCCGGAGCGGCAATGGGAGTCGGACTCGGAAGGTAGTTCGGGATGGCCCGGAAGACGCGGGAACGGACATGGCCGATGCCGCCAAGAACGGCCGGCGGCAGAGGAGGCCTCCGCCGCTGCGTGGTTGAGCCGCATTTGGGGCTGCGCCGTGTCGCCCGCCTCCTCCACCATCCCTGATCGGGCGGGTCGCCCGGACGCGAGTGAGAGAAGCCTAGCGCGGAGCGTGGGAGAAGACGAACGAGACAGGATGAAATGCTGCTGTCAAAACGTTCAGGTGGCTCCGCCGCGGTACCTACGCGCGAGTGAGAGAGACAGGATGAAGTGCTTTATGTTTTATGGTTTTGTCTGGGGATGTCAAGCTTTTAACTGTCTTGGATACAGTCAGAAGGGGAATAAGAGCTGGTGCAGACTATGAATCAAAACTAGTAGCTAGCGTCCAGGATGCGCGCGAGgttaatttgtttctttgaaggCATTTGGTAGTGAGAAAGGTGGGTTTTCAGTTTACAAATGATTATCACAAACAATCACAGGAAATTGTGATCTAAAAACAAAATAACAATCTTCCAACTATATTACTTGGATTGTGAAAACGAGCAGGAACATATGTGATCCTATAACTCCTAAGTTTATAGAGTTAACAAAGTACCAAGACAAATGTCATTCAAAATTATTGTTTTGCCAAATACCTTAAGACGTAACCCATCATTATTATAGCAAGAATTAATAATAAAAAATAATAGAAGTAATTGTTAAATTAAATTGATAGAGATGTAACTATCAATTATGTTACGACGGGGAAAACATTTTTGCGATGCATATCTTCGAGATGTACACCCAAAGTGAATAACATCATTGCATAAGACATATTTATTACAGAAAAAGGTAGTTAATTAGAGTGATAAATCAATTGGTAAGGTAGACTTAGGTGCCATGGCATTTCAGGTTATGATGGAAAACAACATCTGAATTTATAAAACATAAATTTTGTTGGTTATTAAACAATTAGTGTGCAGATAGTTAATTGTAAAGATAGAATGGAACATAAAATTTCCTTGACTATTAAAGTTAATTCCATAAACTTTCTGTAATACCCAAATATGTAAACCATGAAAATGGTGTTGATCTCAA
This genomic window contains:
- the LOC103651661 gene encoding uncharacterized protein isoform X1; translated protein: METQAWVVVGTRSHTELDATARRRKRRRWSSPPYAQVVQGLAQGARGRHPTRQHPGSRFLEGLRRGLSLDVQPRRPLLPLPHVVDRLQPRWRTWAAQDPNLQGLCRWEYHRDLGANLDNDLLVLKAVNYLFLHQAVKLFPLR
- the LOC103651661 gene encoding uncharacterized protein isoform X2 — its product is METQAWVVVGTRSHTELDATARRRKRRRWSSPPYAQVVQGLAQGARGRHPTRQHPGSRFLEGLRRGLSLDVQPRRPLLPLPHVVDRLQPRWRTWAAQDPNLQGLCRWEYHRDLGANLDNDLLVLKKSH
- the LOC103651662 gene encoding protein RNA-directed DNA methylation 3 — encoded protein: MADWNRPWDVNAHCDRSGSDRRPPLPRPDSRDNYYPVPLWERKFCRNAYGIPWKKFCEKKQFIELYKNVMDWDDSGALENFEAAKERFRAKYHGEPFEDPLLDPDMYIDEIDHLCEVDPELVADLDKVPDVDKVLEQQLVANLGCEEPVADLVPMGHGELGAIPTPTGWGEEDAIPTPTGWGEEDANLAPVGWGEPVANVAAIGWGESASLTPDTAWEGRNSGWNSPLDQPQCTPSNWNDNSYGDRSSNNWYQQEVDPSHMPFGTRRNLNGGGRGSSCRNSNGGVGNRNNNLYGGRSSNTRYQQEVDPGRNSSGTRRKLNGGSGNRNNNFYGGGSSNNRYQQEVDPGRMSPGAGRKQNGGGRGCGRSGSKWNGGGGSGWQQGQRGRRTREMEWRPVQHKRDPQDDPAA